The genomic segment CGACGCCCGCGGCCACGAGGCCGGCGACGAGCTGCTCCTGCTGACGGCGAAGCTGCTCGAGACCGCCAGCCGGCCCCCGGACCACGTGGCGCGCATCGGCGGGGACGAGTTCGCGCTCATCGCCACCGAGGCGGCGGCGGACGACACCGCCGCGTGGACGGCGCGCCTGCAGCGCACCCTGCACGCGGCGGGCGTGGCCGCCTCCATCGGCGCCGCCGCCCGCGAGGGCGCCGGGACGGTGCGCGCCGCCTGGCGGGTCGCCGACGACGCGATGTACGCCGACAAGCAGGCCCGCGCCGGCAGCCACCGCGGCTGACCGGGTCAGGACAGGGTCAGCTGGGCCCAGACCGCCTTGCCCTCGCCCTGCGGCGCCACCCCCCACGACTCAGCGAGGACGTCGACGATCGCCAGCCCCCGCCCGCCCAGCGCCTCCGGCCCGGCCTCCCGGCGCCGAGGGTGGCGCGTGGAGCCGTCGACCACGCAGATGCGCAGCCACCCGGCGTCCGGCTCGCGCACCAGCGACAGCTGGGCCGGGTCGCCCGTGTGGGTGACGGCGTTGGTGACCAGCTCGCTGGTGATCAGCTCGGCGTCGTCCCGCGTGCGCCCGTCGACGCCCCAGTCGGCGAGGGCCCGGCGCAGGAACCGGCGGGCGTCCCCGACCGCGCCCAGGTGCGGCGGCAGGGCGGTGACGAGCTCCTCGCGGCGCGCCCGCGGCCCGGCGTAGTCGAGCACGAGCAGGGCCGCGTCGTCCGCCAGCCGGTGCGGGATGCCCGCCATCATGCTGTCGGCGAGCTCGTCGCACGTGCCGTCCCGGTGGGCGAGGGCGGCCTCGCGGACGGCGGCGACGCCCTCCTCGAGGGGGTGCGCCGGTGACTCGACGACCCCGTCGGTGTAGAGCAGCAGCCGCGTGCGCTCGTCCAGCCGCAGGCGCCGCGTGGAGTACGCGGCGCCCTCGACGATGCCGAGCGGCGGCCCGGCCGGCACCTGCACCTCCGCCACGCGGCCGTCCGCGACCAGCGCCAGCGGCACCGGGTGGCCGGCGGTGGCCAGGTGCAGCTCCCCCGTCACCTGGTCCAGCTGCGCCAGGCAGCACGTGGCGAACAGCTCGGCGTCCATGGCCAGGAGCACGGCGCTGGTGCGCGCCAGCGCCGTCGCCGGGTCGTGGCCCTCGGTGACGTAGGCGCGCACGGCGGTGCGCAGCTGGCCCATGAGGGCGGCGGCGGTGGTGCTGTGGCCCTGCACGTCCCCGATGACGAAGGTGGCCAGCCCGTCCTCGGCCTCGATGACGTCGTACCAGTCGCCGCCGACCTCGGCGCCGGAGACCGCGGGCTGGTAGCGCACCGCGACCTGCACCCGCTCGAGGCGGGGCAGCCGGCGCGGCAGCAGGCTGCGCTGCAGCGTGCGCGAGAGGTCGGTCAGGGCCGTGACGGACGCCGCGAGCTCGTCGCGGGCGCGCCGCTCGGCGTCGAACAGGCGCGTGCGCTCGAGGGCCTGGGCGACCTGCCCGGCCACGGCGAGGAGGAGGTCGGAGACGTCGCCGCCGGCGCCGGCCGCGCCCGCGGCGC from the Quadrisphaera sp. DSM 44207 genome contains:
- a CDS encoding SpoIIE family protein phosphatase, with protein sequence MDELGGARSDAGGGAGAAELLELAAMAARLGRQDLHEALRSVTDAGVRLTGAQYGAFFHSGEDELGDRLDVFMLSGEPSTAFPDEVPVRHTALFAQTFSGRGAVRVADVLTDPRYGGNASGGVPDGHVPVRSYLAVPVVTPEGRVIGALLFGHREPGRFDERSEVAALAVASHAATAAENARLLGSAHRALEEAEASARRLELLQRITALLSTAVSTAQITRRVPAALTRALGCTRAHVLLLDPLPDGARTPALVEAAARSFAAAPAAVRDPATRAAATGVPVLEGPVLAVPLTDRLRRPLGVLSTTWAGAAGAAGAGGDVSDLLLAVAGQVAQALERTRLFDAERRARDELAASVTALTDLSRTLQRSLLPRRLPRLERVQVAVRYQPAVSGAEVGGDWYDVIEAEDGLATFVIGDVQGHSTTAAALMGQLRTAVRAYVTEGHDPATALARTSAVLLAMDAELFATCCLAQLDQVTGELHLATAGHPVPLALVADGRVAEVQVPAGPPLGIVEGAAYSTRRLRLDERTRLLLYTDGVVESPAHPLEEGVAAVREAALAHRDGTCDELADSMMAGIPHRLADDAALLVLDYAGPRARREELVTALPPHLGAVGDARRFLRRALADWGVDGRTRDDAELITSELVTNAVTHTGDPAQLSLVREPDAGWLRICVVDGSTRHPRRREAGPEALGGRGLAIVDVLAESWGVAPQGEGKAVWAQLTLS